In the genome of Lysobacter sp. BMK333-48F3, the window GCCAGTCGCGGCGCAGGGCAGCGGCGAAATCGGCGGCCGGCTGTTTGGCGTCGTAGAGCGTGACCTGCAGGCCGTGCGCGGCCGCGGCCGGTGCGGCGGTGTCCTGGGTGCGGCGATAGCCGGTCGCGTACGCGGCGCGCAGCGGCGTGCGCGCGAGCGCCTCGATCAGGCGCTGCGCGCGCGCCTGACCGGCTTCGGCCAGGCCGGGGTCGCGCGGGTCGTCGGCGGCCTTCTCGGCGTGGCGCACGATCAGATAGGTGGCGCCGGCGGCGGTGTCCACCACGGTCGGTGCGTCCGGCTTGGGCGCGGTGGCGCAGGCCGACAGCAGCGCCGCGCAGGCGGCGAACGAAAGGCGGTGCAGAACGTTCATGAGGGCATCCCGATTCGCTGGCGAGTTCATGGGCGCAACAGATCGGCGCCGGCCTGGGCGATGGCGCCGTCCTGCGCCGCCTGCGCGCCGGACACGCCGATCGCGCCGATCACCTGCTCGCCGAGCAGCAGGCGCACGCCGCCTTCGATGGGCAGCGCGTTAGGCAGGCCGAGCACCACCGCGTTGCCGCCTTCGAGCAGCTTCTGGTGGAAGACCGAGTCGCGGCGGTAGTTGGTGGCGTGCACGGCCTTGCCGATCGAGACCTCGACGCTGGAATTGGGCGTGCCGTCCATGCGCTGGAAGTGCAGCAGCCGGCCGGCCTCGTCGACGATCGCGATGGCGACGTTCAGGCCGTCGGCGCGGGCTTTGTCCTCGGCCGCCTGGGCGATGCGCTGCGCCGCGGCGAGGTTGAGCACGGTGCGCTGGCTCAGCTGCTGCTTGAGCGGCGTCGCCGCCGGGCTCGGCCAGGAGGCGGAGGCGAGGGCGGCAACGAGCAATACGGACGGCAGACGCAGCATGGCGGACTCGGACCGGGAGATGGCGCGAGAGTAGCGGCGTTGCGGGCGCGAGGGCAGTGCTGTTGGTCTTGCGGGGGGAAGGAAAAGGCAACGGCAAAAGCAAAAGCAAAAGCAAATCCCCCCTGGCCCCCCTTTTTCAAAGGGGGGATCGATAGGTGGGTCGCAAGAGGGGGGCGATAGGTGGGGCGGCGCTGCGTGTGCGTTTTTGCTGTTGCCCCCTTTGACAAAGGGGGGCGGGCGACCGCGTAGCCGGCGCGGCGGATTTGCTTCAGTGCTTGGTGTCGAGCAAGGTCAGCAGGCCCTTGGCGGCGGCCAGGCGCGCCGGCGGGTCGGGCAGGTCGAGCTTGATCCTGAGCTTGTCCGGGCCGTCCATCTGGTAGAGCTTGGGCTGGCCCTGGATCATCTTGATGATCGACATCGGGTCGACGTTGGGACGTTCGACGAATTGCAGGCGGCCGCCCTTGTCGCCGAGGTCGAGCTTGCGGATACCCAGCGCGGTCGCGCCGAGCTTGAGTTCGGCCACCGCGAACAGATGCTTGGCCGCGTCCGGCAGCAGGCCGAAGCGGTCGATCATCTCGACCTGCAACTCGCGCAGTTCGTCGCCGTTGCGCGCGCCGCTGATGCGCTTGTACAGGGTCAGGCGGGTGTGCACGTCGGGCAGGTAGTCTTCCGGGATCAGCGCCGGAATATGCAGCTCGACCTCGGCGCCGCGCGCTTCGGCCGAGTCCACGTCGGGCAGCTTGCCCTGGCGGATCGAGCGCACCGCGCGCTCCAGCAGTTCGGTGTACAGGCTGAAGCCGACCTCGGCCATCTGCCCGCTCTGGTCCTCGCCGAGCAGTTCGCCGGCGCCGCGGATTTCCAGGTCGTGGGTGGCCAGGGTGAAGCCGGCGCCCAGTTCGTCCATCGAGGCGATCGCTTCCAGGCGTTTCTGCGCGTCGGCGGTGATCGAGCGCTGGTCCGGGATCACCAGGTAGGCGTAGGCGCGGTGGTGCGAACGGCCGACCCGGCCGCGCAGCTGGTGCAACTGGGCCAGGCCGAACTTGTCGGCGCGGTTCATGATGATGGTGTTGGCGTTCGGGATGTCGATGCCCGACTCGATGATGGTCGTGCACAGCAATACGTTGAAGCGCTGCTTGTGGAAGTCGAGCATGACGCTTTCCAGCTCGCGCTCGGCCATCTGGCCGTGGGCGATGCCGATCCGCGCTTCCGGCACCAGCTCTTCCAGCTGGCGCTTCATCCGGCCGATGCTTTCGACGTCGTTGTGCAGGAAATACACCTGGCCGCCGCGCGAGAGTTCGCGCTGGAAGGCTTCGCGCAGCTGCATGTCGTCCCAGGGCACGACGAAGGTCTGCACCGCCAGGCGGTGCGCCGGCGGGGTGGCGATGATGCTGAGGTCGCGCAGCCCGGCCATGGCCATGTTGAGCGTGCGCGGGATCGGCGTGGCGGTCAGGGTCAGCAGGTGGACGTTGGCGCGCAGCGCTTTCAGCGCTTCCTTCTGGCGCACGCCGAAGCGCTGTTCTTCGTCGACGATGACCAGGCCCAGGTCCTTGAAGCGCACGTCGCTCTGCAGCAGGCGGTGGGTGCCGACCACGACGTCGATCTTGCCCTCGGTCAGCTTCTCCAGTTCGGCCTTGATCTCCTTGCCGGTCTTGAAGCGCGACAGCACTTCGACCTTGAGCGGCCAGTCGGCGAAGCGGTCGCGGAAATTGCGGTAGTGCTGCTCGGCCAGCAGGGTGGTCGGCACCAGCACCGCGACCTGCTTGCCGGCGGCGGCGGCGACGAAGGCCGCGCGCACCGCCACTTCGGTCTTGCCGAAGCCGACGTCGCCGCAGACCACCCGGTCCATCGGCTGGCTGCTGGACAGGTCGCGGATCACCGCCTCGATCGAAGCGTGCTGGTCGGGGGTTTCCTCGAACGGGAACGCGGCCGCGAACGGCTCGTACATGACCCGGTCGACGTCCAGCGCCAGGCCGGCGCGGGCCTGGCGCTTGGCCTGGATCTCGAGCAGTTCGGCGGCGACGTCGCGGACCTTCTCGGCGGCCTTGCGCTTAGCTTTGGTCCACTGCTCGCCGCCCAGCGAATGCAGCGGCGCGGTTTCGACCGAGGCGCCGGAATAGCGGCTGATCAGGTGCAGTTGCGCGACCGGCACGTACAGGCGGTCGCCCTTGGCGTATTCGATTTCCAGGTATTCGCCGGGCTGGCCGCCGGCCTCGAGCACGATCAGGCCGCGGTAGCGGCCGACGCCGTGGTCCTCGTGCACGATCGGCGCGCCTTCGGACAACTCGCCCAGGTCGCGGATGATCGCTTCGGGCTCGCGGCCGACGCGCTTGCGCCGGCGCGGTTGCGAAGCGCGTTCGGGGAACAGTTGGCGTTCGGTCAACACCGCCAGCGGCGGATGGTCGAGGGCGAAGCCGTCCTCCAGCGGCGCCACCGCGATCGCGAAGCGATCGGCGCCGTCGCGGAACCCGCGCCAGTCGGCGACCACCTGCGGGCGCAGCTGCGCGGCCTGCAGCACTTCCAGCAAGGCCTCGCGGCGGCCGGCGCTGTCGGCGGCGATCAGCACCCGGCCGGGGTAATGGCCGAGGAAGGACTTCAGCGCTTCGGCCGGCGCGGCGTCGCGCGCGGCGACCGGCAGCGCCGGCGCCGGTTGGTCGCCGAGGGCGAGGGCCCGCTCGCGCTGCGCATGGCCTTCGCCGCACAGCTCGATGCGCCGGCCCTGGTTGAGCC includes:
- the mfd gene encoding transcription-repair coupling factor, with the translated sequence MPSLLPKTGQQRAWWRAPASPSALAWALARAAAEHDAPLLAIARDNHGAHQLESDLRTLLGADPALPVLAFPDWETLPYDVFSPHPDIVSQRLAALHRVPGLQRGIVVVPVQTLLQRLAPRRHVVGGSFDLAVGQRLDLDAEKRRLESAGYRHVPQVLDPGDFAVRGGLLDVYPMGAQSPFRVELLDDEIETIRAFDPESQRSLDKIEAVRMLPGREVPLDEASLKRALDALRERFDLDTRRSALYQDLKAGLAPSGIEYYLPLFFEQTATLFDYLDEAALPVLADGALEAADQFWSHTGERYEQRRHDIERPLLPPDQLYLTPVGLRERLNQGRRIELCGEGHAQRERALALGDQPAPALPVAARDAAPAEALKSFLGHYPGRVLIAADSAGRREALLEVLQAAQLRPQVVADWRGFRDGADRFAIAVAPLEDGFALDHPPLAVLTERQLFPERASQPRRRKRVGREPEAIIRDLGELSEGAPIVHEDHGVGRYRGLIVLEAGGQPGEYLEIEYAKGDRLYVPVAQLHLISRYSGASVETAPLHSLGGEQWTKAKRKAAEKVRDVAAELLEIQAKRQARAGLALDVDRVMYEPFAAAFPFEETPDQHASIEAVIRDLSSSQPMDRVVCGDVGFGKTEVAVRAAFVAAAAGKQVAVLVPTTLLAEQHYRNFRDRFADWPLKVEVLSRFKTGKEIKAELEKLTEGKIDVVVGTHRLLQSDVRFKDLGLVIVDEEQRFGVRQKEALKALRANVHLLTLTATPIPRTLNMAMAGLRDLSIIATPPAHRLAVQTFVVPWDDMQLREAFQRELSRGGQVYFLHNDVESIGRMKRQLEELVPEARIGIAHGQMAERELESVMLDFHKQRFNVLLCTTIIESGIDIPNANTIIMNRADKFGLAQLHQLRGRVGRSHHRAYAYLVIPDQRSITADAQKRLEAIASMDELGAGFTLATHDLEIRGAGELLGEDQSGQMAEVGFSLYTELLERAVRSIRQGKLPDVDSAEARGAEVELHIPALIPEDYLPDVHTRLTLYKRISGARNGDELRELQVEMIDRFGLLPDAAKHLFAVAELKLGATALGIRKLDLGDKGGRLQFVERPNVDPMSIIKMIQGQPKLYQMDGPDKLRIKLDLPDPPARLAAAKGLLTLLDTKH
- a CDS encoding heme-binding protein, giving the protein MLRLPSVLLVAALASASWPSPAATPLKQQLSQRTVLNLAAAQRIAQAAEDKARADGLNVAIAIVDEAGRLLHFQRMDGTPNSSVEVSIGKAVHATNYRRDSVFHQKLLEGGNAVVLGLPNALPIEGGVRLLLGEQVIGAIGVSGAQAAQDGAIAQAGADLLRP
- a CDS encoding phosphoglycerate mutase family protein — protein: MNVLHRLSFAACAALLSACATAPKPDAPTVVDTAAGATYLIVRHAEKAADDPRDPGLAEAGQARAQRLIEALARTPLRAAYATGYRRTQDTAAPAAAAHGLQVTLYDAKQPAADFAAALRRDWPQGTVLVVAHSNTAPGIAAALCGCAVEPMSEHEYDRRMWVRVDAQGRAQLRVGRDTGPESAPGR